From the Hylaeus volcanicus isolate JK05 chromosome 4, UHH_iyHylVolc1.0_haploid, whole genome shotgun sequence genome, one window contains:
- the LOC128874937 gene encoding dedicator of cytokinesis protein 1 isoform X5, translating to MEWVQVKEHPGIAIHNFTHGTPYTLPLTVGEVIYISQECGDWYYGRSKCKGVSGIFPKSYIHMQQSINTDCLIHEITNVLREWGHHWKHLYVIHSEHFHTMKQQILELIGYRSKILSGTLTVDELKDMKRLATARIDTGNQLLGMDMVVRDDQGNVLNPEETSTIRLYYHHETAAERIRKAANDTKKKPSKPQTPVYSHIFFVSVRNFVCKMAEDVELLLTLYDGREMKAITENYVVSWSKEGLARDIDQLHNLRVLFTDLGSRDLARDKVYLACYVIRVGGMEAKDIDHRRSSVAQNNQKAKSTENMRRPFGVAAMDITLYITGKLDGDVDHHHFIPFVQCCEKESLDGVLRRILSQKETNVQKSGNGGSSNSTGGQGLWASLKLLRGDPKQVRDENPHLVLGNVAIARKMGFPEVILPGDVRNDLYLTLISGEFNKGSKSTDKNVEVTVKVCNESGIPIPGVMTLGGGASPIDEYRSVIYYHEDKPRWCETFKIAIPIEEFKQAHLKFTFKHRSSNEAKDKSEKPFALSYVKLMQRNGTTLQDIQHELLVYKLDQKKYEETDISYLKLPSTKGELVELNIEKKPTLGALTLSSKDNFLIATNICSTKLTQNVDLLGLLNWGSHNTLKESLIALMKVDGEEVVKFLQDVLDALFNILMSNSDSDFYDDMVFECLLYIIGLVSDRKYQHFQPVLDLYISESFSATLAYKKLIAVLRKRIDNATNNDGQERDILLKTMKSLQYCMRFIVESRLLFTELNQDEEEFSQTLTELLKSIVELMRHETDSTLLVQGACLKYLPTTIPHLLRVYSGKQLSTILTDLLVTLPAGRLTKQKMMTVNDIVHSPLFLNAECRAILLPRITILVRDLLEAKEEGLSSTPGKSVAKVARLLGENRHRLNQHRGYSEEVELCVKILSDILELTFRKDIGSTMQDVKEIMLTALRTIIQTVISMDRENPLVGNLVSVMLAIFRQMTQHHYEIYINHFGTKFDLLDYLMEILLVFKDLVSKSVFPGDWCDMIMLQSSIILKSLRYFSGTIRDYFFTDFEQQAWSNFFHCAIAFLTQPVLQLETFTPSKRNRIVSRYNDMRRETAFEIRSMWFNLGQHKILFVPALVGAILEMALIPESELRKATIPIFFDMMQCEYYSSRIVEGYGDTKRDPAHIKANFTEYENEMIAKLDILVEGGRGDEQFRLLWIQVMGNLCEKHSTMREQGLRFVDTVAKLMERLLQYRDIIHAESQEHRMLCIVNLLEFYSEINRKEMYIRYVNKLCELHLECDNYTEAAYSLKLHSQLLAWSDQPLPPLLRSHRYLLCQTHRELKEALYNDMIKYFDKGKMWECALAVCKELVAQYEEETFDYSQLSVLLTRMAKFYDSIVKQLRPEPEYFRVAYYGRGHPAFLQNKVFIYRGKEYEHLSDFCSRTLNQLPNAEQMYKLSPPTPEILESNHQYVQINKVDPLMDEKRHRLSGKPITAEAVLRYHRVNDVQRFRFSRPAPKKDLISAMINSGDKEKDNNEFASLWLERTVLVTSHPLPGILRCFPVTSSDTYLVSPLRNAIETMEATNTALRDLIVAHKADHSLPVNPLSMKLNGILDPAVMGGIDNYEKAFLNPEYRNSHPEESSDLLKLEGLIAEQIPLLGVGVQVHKACAPPQLTLLHQRLEQCYATMRSQVESKYGKRTCDLQIETLTQTVTMRRPQPSRGDNHRLSESNIINSENASIRSHILSTASLQKALGSPSPGTNKKKDSKRRSSRKSDSAASTKSDQPTSQWYTTTEVSHSTSTPITPLISSYPSTPIFELRQELTPKRPLRSEVEKERRISNRLSGQSQHYLRNVNNGMDSSSLGKGNRDSIGTTDSTASEDDPPPPLPIKTREADYCNLPEESPVAHCGTGSLNNLNRPLGNWSKNKLPTPTDDLDVQTKPPTPPPKPKRPPYSLNKLMLPSGDVDNFSQDPSVT from the exons ATGGAATGGGTGCAGGTTAAAGAACATCCAGGAATAG CCATTCATAATTTTACACATGGGACCCCCTATACTCTGCCATTAACAGTTGGGGAAGTGATATATATATCACAGGAGTGTGGAGATTGGTACTATGGACGTAGTAAATGTAAAGGGGTCAGTGGGATATTTCCTAAATCCTATATACACATGCAACAGTCTATAAATACGGACTGTTTGATACATGAAATCACTAATGTTTTGAGAGAATGGGGACATCATTGGAAGCATCTATACGTG ATACATTCAGAACATTTCCATACaatgaaacaacaaattttggaattaataGGGTACAGGAGCAAAATTTTAAGTGGCACATTGACAGTGGATGAATTGAAAGACATGAAACGATTAGCAACAGCTAGGATCGATACTGGTAATCAATTATTGGGCATGGATATGGTTGTTAGAGATGATCAAGGAAATGTTCTTAATCCAGAAGAAACAAGTACAATTCGGTTGTATTATCATCATGAAACAGCTGCGGAAAGGATAAGAAAGGCAgcaaatgatacaaaaaagaaGCCTTCGAAACCACAAACACCTGTATACTCGCATATCTTCTTTGTTAGTGTAAGGAATTTTGTATGCAAAATGGCAGAAGATGTAGAATTATTACTGACTTTATACGATGGCCGTGAAATGAAAGCAATCACAGAAAACTACGTAGTATCATGGAGTAAGGAGGGACTTGCTCGAGACATAGATCAACTTCACAACCTCCGAGTTTTATTTACCGATCTTGGCTCTCGAGATTTAGCCAGGGACAAAGTTTATTTAGCTTGTTATGTAATTAGGGTAGGTGGTATGGAAGCTAAAGATATTGACCACCGTCGCTCGAGTGTTGCGCAAAATAATCAAAAAGCGAAAAGCACTGAAAACATGAGAAGACCGTTTGGTGTAGCAGCAATGGACATTACTTTATACATTACTGGCAAACTTGACGGAGATGTAGATCATCatcattttattccatttgtcCA ATGCtgtgaaaaagaaagtttagaTGGCGTATTACGTAGAATTCTTTCTCAAAAAGAAACTAATGTTCAGAAAAGTGGCAATGGCGGTAGTAGTAACTCTACTGGTGGTCAAGGGTTGTGGGCtagtttaaaattacttaGAGGAGATCCGAAACAA GTACGCGATGAAAACCCTCATTTGGTACTTGGTAATGTTGCTATTGCAAGGAAAATGGGATTTCCAGAAGTTATATTGCCAGGTGATGTGAGGAATGATTTATACCTCACGTTAATTAGCGGTGAATTTAATAAAGGATCGAAATCTAcggataaaaatgttgaagttaCG GTTAAAGTATGCAATGAATCTGGTATACCCATACCAGGTGTTATGACACTGGGTGGCGGAGCCTCGCCGATCGACGAATACCGTAGCGTTATTTATTACCACGAGGATAAACCTAGATGGTGTGAAACATTTAAGATTGCTATTCCTATTGAAGAGTTTAAGCAAGcccatttaaaattcacattCAAGCATCGCAGTTCGAATGAAGCAAAAGACAAATCCGAGAAACCTTTTGCTTTAAGTTATGTAAAATTGATGCAACGTAATGGGACTACATTGCAAGATATACAACACGAACTACTAGTCTATAAATTAGAtcagaaaaaatatgaagaaactGATATTTCGTATTTGAAACTGCCATCAACGAAGGGGGAATTG gttgaattaaatattgagAAAAAACCAACATTGGGGGCACTTACTCTAAGTTCTAAAGATAATTTTTTGATAGCAACCAATATTTGTTCGACAAAACTTACACAAAATGTAGACTTACTAGGCTTATTAAACTGGGGATCGCATAACACTTTAAAAGAATCTTTAATTGCTTTAATGAAAGTCGATGGCGAAGAAGTAGTTAAATTTTTACAG gacGTTTTGGATgctttgtttaatatattaatgagTAATTCGGATAGTGATTTTTATGATGATATGGTATTTGAATGtctattgtatattattgGCCTTGTATCTGATAGAAAATATCAGCACTTTCAACCAGTATtagatttatatatttccGAGAGTTTCTCAGCGACACTCGCTTACAAAAAGTTGATTGCAGTATTACGTAAACGTATAGATAATGCCACTAATAACGACGGACAAGAGCGTGATATACTTCTTAAGACAATGAAAAGTCTCCAATATTGCATGAGATTCATTGTCGAATCTCGTCTTTTATTCACTGA GCTGAATcaagacgaagaagaattttCTCAAACCTTAACAGAATTATTGAAATCTATTGTTGAACTCATGAGGCACGAAACAGACAGTACCTTATTAGTTCAAGGAGCTTGCCTTAAATATTTACCAACTACCATACCTCACTTGTTGCGAGTGTATAGTGGTAAACAGTTGAGCACAATTTTGACTGACTTATTAGTTACCTTACCAGCAGGAAGATTgactaaacaaaaaatgatgaCGGTGAACGACATTGTTCATAGTCCTTTGTTTCTAAATGCAGAGTGTAGAGCAATTCTGCTTCCTAGGATTACTATTTTGGTTCGAGATTTACTGGAAGCTAAAGAGGAG GGGCTGTCAAGTACGCCTGGAAAAAGCGTGGCGAAGGTAGCCAGGCTGCTCGGCGAAAATCGACATCGACTCAACCAGCACCGCGGCTATTCTGAAGAG GTAGAATTATGTGTCAAGATTTTGTCTGATATCTTGGAATTAACGTTTAGAAAAGATATAGGAAGTACAATGCAAGATGTGAAAGAAATAATGCTTACAGCCCTGAGGACTATAATACAGACTGTTATATCAATGGATAGGGAAAATCCATTGGTTGGCAATTTAGTTTCAGTTATGTTAGCAATATTCAG ACAAATGACACAACACCATTATgagatttatataaatcacTTTGGAACTAAATTCGACTTGCTCGATTACCTGATGGAGATATTGTTAGTATTCAAGGATTTAGTTTCAAAGAGCGTGTTCCCGGGGGACTGGTGCGATATGATTATGCTCCAGAGCAGTATCATTTTAAAATCCCTCCGTTATTTTTCGGGTACCATTAgggattatttttttactgaCTTCGAACAACAAGCGTGGTCTAACTTTTTCCACTGTGCAATTGCATTTTTGACTCAACCTGTTTTACAATTAGAGACGTTCACACCATCGAAACGCAACCGCATTGTTTCGCGTTACAATGATATGCGCAGGGAGACAGCGTTCGAAATACGATCCATGTGGTTCAATCTAGGGCAACATAAGATATTGTTTGTTCCTGCTTTGGTTGGGGCTATATTAGAAATGGCTCTAATTCCGGAAAGCGAATTGAGGAAAGCAACCATACCTATATTTTTTGATATGATGCAGTGCGAATATTATAGTTCACGCATTGTCGAAGGATATGGCGATACAAAAAGAGATCCTGCCCATATAAAAGCCAATTTTACggaatatgaaaatgaaatgattgcAAAATTAGATATTTTGGTCGAGGGAGGAAGAGGTGACGAACAATTCCGTTTACTTTGGATTCAAGTAATGGGCAATCTTTGTGAGAAACACTCGACTATGCGGGAACAAGGATTACGTTTCGTTGATACAGTTGCTAAACTTATGGAACGGCTATTGCAATATCGTGATATTATTCATGCTGAGTCTCAGGAACATAGAATGTTGTGTATTGTAAACTTGCTAGAATTTTactctgaaataaatagaaaggAAATGTATATCAGATATGTAAACAAGCTTTGCGAATTGCATTTGGAATGCGACAATTATACGGAAGCAGCATATTCTCTGAAACTTCACAGTCAATTATTAGCTTGGAGTGATCAACCGTTGCCACCACTTTTAAGGTCacatagatatttattatgtcAAACGCATCGTGAATTGAAAGAAGCGCTGTACAACGATATGATCAAATACTTTGATAAGGGTAAAATGTGGGAATGTGCACTCGCAGTATGCAAAGAATTAGTTGCACAATACGAAGAAGAAACATTTGATTATTCACAACTTTCCGTGCTGTTAACACGCATGGCTAAGTTTTATGATTCCATAGTAAAGCAATTAAGACCCGAGCCTGAATATTTTAGAGTTGCATACTACGGCCGAGGACATCCTGCCTTTTTACAGAATAAGGTATTCATTTATCGAGGAAAGGAATACGAACACCTCAGTGACTTTTGCTCGCGAACTTTGAATCAATTACCAAATGCAGagcaaatgtataaattatcgCCTCCTACACCAGAAATATTAGAATCCAACCATCAATACGTCCAAATTAACAAAGTAGACCCGTTGATGGATGAAAAAAGACATCGACTCAGTGGGAAACCTATAACAGCAGAAGCGGTATTAAGGTATCACCGAGTGAACGATGTTCAGCGTTTCCGATTTTCGAGACCAGCGCCAAAGAAAGATTTAATCTCGGCTATGATAAATTCTGGCGACAAGGAAAAAGATAATAATGAATTTGCTTCGTTGTGGTTGGAGAGGACAGTTCTAGTCACGAGTCATCCTTTGCCAGGCATTCTCAGATGTTTTCCTGTTACGTCTAGCGATACCTATTTGGTCAGTCCTCTTCGTAACGCGATCGAGACAATGGAAGCTACGAACACTGCCTTGAGAGATCTGATCGTAGCGCATAAAGCTGATCATAGTCTTCCAGTGAATCCGCTCAGCATGAAACTTAATGGCATATTGGATCCAGCGGTGATGGGTGGTATAGATAATTATGAGAAAGCCTTTCTTAATCCTGAATACAGGAATTCTCATCCGGAAGAAAGTTCCGATCTTCTGAAATTAGAAGGGTTAATTGCTGAACAAATTCCGTTGTTGGGTGTCGGTGTGCAAGTTCACAAAGCTTGCGCTCCCCCTCAATTAACGCTGCTTCATCAACGTTTGGAGCAATGTTATGCTACAATGCGATCCCAAGTGGAGTCGAAATATGGAAAGAGA ACATGTGATTTGCAAATTGAGACATTGACTCAAACTGTTACAATGCGAAGACCACAGCCATCGAGAGGCGACAATCATCGTTTATCCGAatcgaatataataaattcaga GAACGCGTCAATACGTTCGCATATCTTATCAACGGCTTCCCTACAAAAGGCATTGGGAAGTCCTAGTCCAGGaacgaataagaaaaaagattcAAAACGAAGAAGCTCGCGAAAAAGTGATTCGGCTGCTTCCACAAAAAGTGATCAACCGACCAGTCAGTGGTACACCACGACCGAAGTATCGCATAGTACATCAACTCCTATTACTCCATTGATATCCAGTTATCCTAGTACACCGATATTCGAACTTCGTCAGGAG CTAACGCCAAAGCGTCCTCTAAGATCAGAGGTAGAAAAGGAAAGACGAATAAGCAATCGCTTATCTGGGCAATCTCAACACTATTtgagaaatgtaaacaatggAATGGATTCAAGTAGTTTAGGAAAAGGGAACAGGGACAGTATCGGTACAACAGACAGTACAGCATCTGAAGACGATCCACCGCCCCCTTTACCCATAAAAACACGCGAAGCTGATTATTGCAATCTTCCAGAGGAATCACCTGTTGCCCATTGCGGGACAGGTagtttgaacaatttaaatcGACCTTTAGGTAATTGGTCGAAAAACAAGCTTCCAACACCTACAGATGATCTTGACGTTCAAACAAAACCACCTACACCGCCGCCAAAACCAAAAAGACCACCATACAGCTTAAACAAACTTATGCTTCCTTCTGGCGATGTAGACAATTTCAGTCAAGATCCGTCCGTAACTTGA